One region of Armigeres subalbatus isolate Guangzhou_Male chromosome 3, GZ_Asu_2, whole genome shotgun sequence genomic DNA includes:
- the LOC134226211 gene encoding uncharacterized protein LOC134226211 isoform X1: MVLDCCYRAYCHQRRQQEAEKDFNCRMRTKFVQTLADYQVELKGLKTRYEFEKAEPLQDVDDEFIDVTGDDLAEQEQKIIKNLTQPPSKIYYDNIEKEPSDGGFFDRDDLEDEDDKNDLIIDCKLNNGETVEKKTESENCRKLEEKSNSSTTGPELVFNFTVVDTQLVYNDPKNIRQKQCDQNDLQREVSNKPVVSIQTSPARKALPVGSSHSLLAAKLKEFRVHPYTKTSLSHGNRISRTAEHRARLPARIQKDVFYRIQPSNQPIGSRFRPSAFSPPAKANVMPQSVQLKPSIRQSTKSSHFPLPQVFRKPSKKLHRHFPQDQQSVSHTSFNQYSPFQSPIDKRQVTERVVLAPDVQKSTRYLPPQFGFGTAALHNLYDPKKPLDFSKNSLLSQYENMLKYPQQQQLRQGHSILRSMPLPAPPDPPKGTHRPKVVPLKQHPTLCPIILSPSTENQNSCPKPTACSETPLPLTESFRKHMNLEIEKFFTRRQNEIFQALRLYAVENITLDDLFRRLEHFQIRFSRDYNGLALTMVQRYGYRMRSEATKIQLSYRFKEPPQSFVEYFRSVKDSLRPLVSDETLNIYRIVIGSLLEQFRDSLEYFLSRCLH; this comes from the exons ATTTCAACTGCAGAATGCGCACAAAGTTTGTTCAGACGTTGGCTGATTACCAGGTGGAGCTGAAAGGTCTGAAAACACGCTACGAATTTGAAAAGGCTGAACCACTGCAAGACGTAGATGATGAGTTCATCGACGTGACTGGTGATGATTTGGCGGAACAGGAacagaaaatcattaaaaatttaACACAGCCACCTTCGAAAATCTACTACGATAATATTGAGAAGGAACCCAGCGATGGGGGATTTTTTGATCGTGACGATCTGGAGGACGAAGACGATAAGAATGATCTGATTATAGACTGTAAGCTCAATAACGGAGAGACTGTGGAGAAGAAGACTGAAAGTGAAAACTGTAGAAAACTTGAAGAAAAATCAAACAGTTCAACGACGGGGCCGGAGTTGGTATTCAATTTCACGGTTGTTGATACTCAGCTGGTTTACAATGATCCCAAAAACATTAGACAGAAGCAGTGTGATCAAAACGATCTACAACGAGAAGTCAGCAATAAACCTGTGGTATCAATCCAAACATCACCTGCTAGGAAGGCACTTCCTGTTGGATCTAGTCATAGCCTCTTAGCTGCCAAACTGAAAGAGTTCCGCGTGCATCCTTATACCAAAACATCTTTAAGTCATGGAAATAGAATAAGCCGGACAGCCGAGCATCGTGCTAGATTGCCAGCACGAATTCAAAAAGATGTATTTTACCGAATTCAACCCTCAAATCAGCCTATCGGAAGTAGGTTCAG GCCTTCTGCATTCTCACCACCAGCAAAAGCGAATGTGATGCCACAATCCGTTCAACTAAAGCCATCGATAAGACAATCGACCAAATCAAGTCACTTTCCTCTGCCACAAGTGTTTCGAAAACCGTCAAAAAAGCTCCACCGACATTTCCCGCAGGATCAACAATCAGTATCCCACACATCCTTCAACCAATATTCACCATTTCAATCGCCAATCGACAAACGCCAAGTTACTGAACGAGTTGTACTGGCACCAGACGTCCAGAAGTCAACCCGATATCTCCCACCACAATTCGGTTTCGGAACAGCCGCACTCCATAATCTATATGATCCCAAAAAACCACTtgatttctcaaaaaattcaCTACTTAGTCAATACGAAAACATGCTGAAGTAcccacaacaacaacaactacgCCAGGGGCATTCAATTCTTCGCTCGATGCCTCTTCCAGCACCACCGGATCCTCCTAAAGGTACTCATCGTCCAAAAGTGGTTCCTCTTAAACAACATCCCACACTATGCCCCATTATACTAAGCCCTTCAACCGAAAACCAAAATTCGTGCCCTAAACCAACTGCTTGTTCAGAAACTCCCCTACCCCTTACCGAATCTTTCCGAAAGCACATGAACCtcgaaattgaaaaattcttcactcgccgtcaaaatgagattttccAGGCTCTTCGACTGTATGCCGTGGAAAATATAACCCTTGACGACCTATTTCGTCGGTTGGAACATTTCCAGATTCGGTTCAGTCGCGATTACAACGGCCTTGCTTTAACAATGGTTCAACGCTACGGATACCGCATGCGAAGCGAAGCGACTAAAATTCAATTGAGCTATCGGTTCAAAGAGCCGCCCCAGAGTTTCGTGGAGTACTTTCGAAGCGTGAAGGACTCTCTCCGGCCGCTCGTGTCGGACGAAACGTTGAACATTTACCGGATAGTGATTGGGAGTCTGTTGGAGCAGTTCCGGGATTCGTTGGAGTACTTTCTCTCTAGATGCCTACACTAG
- the LOC134226211 gene encoding uncharacterized protein LOC134226211 isoform X3: protein MRTKFVQTLADYQVELKGLKTRYEFEKAEPLQDVDDEFIDVTGDDLAEQEQKIIKNLTQPPSKIYYDNIEKEPSDGGFFDRDDLEDEDDKNDLIIDCKLNNGETVEKKTESENCRKLEEKSNSSTTGPELVFNFTVVDTQLVYNDPKNIRQKQCDQNDLQREVSNKPVVSIQTSPARKALPVGSSHSLLAAKLKEFRVHPYTKTSLSHGNRISRTAEHRARLPARIQKDVFYRIQPSNQPIGSRFRPSAFSPPAKANVMPQSVQLKPSIRQSTKSSHFPLPQVFRKPSKKLHRHFPQDQQSVSHTSFNQYSPFQSPIDKRQVTERVVLAPDVQKSTRYLPPQFGFGTAALHNLYDPKKPLDFSKNSLLSQYENMLKYPQQQQLRQGHSILRSMPLPAPPDPPKGTHRPKVVPLKQHPTLCPIILSPSTENQNSCPKPTACSETPLPLTESFRKHMNLEIEKFFTRRQNEIFQALRLYAVENITLDDLFRRLEHFQIRFSRDYNGLALTMVQRYGYRMRSEATKIQLSYRFKEPPQSFVEYFRSVKDSLRPLVSDETLNIYRIVIGSLLEQFRDSLEYFLSRCLH from the exons ATGCGCACAAAGTTTGTTCAGACGTTGGCTGATTACCAGGTGGAGCTGAAAGGTCTGAAAACACGCTACGAATTTGAAAAGGCTGAACCACTGCAAGACGTAGATGATGAGTTCATCGACGTGACTGGTGATGATTTGGCGGAACAGGAacagaaaatcattaaaaatttaACACAGCCACCTTCGAAAATCTACTACGATAATATTGAGAAGGAACCCAGCGATGGGGGATTTTTTGATCGTGACGATCTGGAGGACGAAGACGATAAGAATGATCTGATTATAGACTGTAAGCTCAATAACGGAGAGACTGTGGAGAAGAAGACTGAAAGTGAAAACTGTAGAAAACTTGAAGAAAAATCAAACAGTTCAACGACGGGGCCGGAGTTGGTATTCAATTTCACGGTTGTTGATACTCAGCTGGTTTACAATGATCCCAAAAACATTAGACAGAAGCAGTGTGATCAAAACGATCTACAACGAGAAGTCAGCAATAAACCTGTGGTATCAATCCAAACATCACCTGCTAGGAAGGCACTTCCTGTTGGATCTAGTCATAGCCTCTTAGCTGCCAAACTGAAAGAGTTCCGCGTGCATCCTTATACCAAAACATCTTTAAGTCATGGAAATAGAATAAGCCGGACAGCCGAGCATCGTGCTAGATTGCCAGCACGAATTCAAAAAGATGTATTTTACCGAATTCAACCCTCAAATCAGCCTATCGGAAGTAGGTTCAG GCCTTCTGCATTCTCACCACCAGCAAAAGCGAATGTGATGCCACAATCCGTTCAACTAAAGCCATCGATAAGACAATCGACCAAATCAAGTCACTTTCCTCTGCCACAAGTGTTTCGAAAACCGTCAAAAAAGCTCCACCGACATTTCCCGCAGGATCAACAATCAGTATCCCACACATCCTTCAACCAATATTCACCATTTCAATCGCCAATCGACAAACGCCAAGTTACTGAACGAGTTGTACTGGCACCAGACGTCCAGAAGTCAACCCGATATCTCCCACCACAATTCGGTTTCGGAACAGCCGCACTCCATAATCTATATGATCCCAAAAAACCACTtgatttctcaaaaaattcaCTACTTAGTCAATACGAAAACATGCTGAAGTAcccacaacaacaacaactacgCCAGGGGCATTCAATTCTTCGCTCGATGCCTCTTCCAGCACCACCGGATCCTCCTAAAGGTACTCATCGTCCAAAAGTGGTTCCTCTTAAACAACATCCCACACTATGCCCCATTATACTAAGCCCTTCAACCGAAAACCAAAATTCGTGCCCTAAACCAACTGCTTGTTCAGAAACTCCCCTACCCCTTACCGAATCTTTCCGAAAGCACATGAACCtcgaaattgaaaaattcttcactcgccgtcaaaatgagattttccAGGCTCTTCGACTGTATGCCGTGGAAAATATAACCCTTGACGACCTATTTCGTCGGTTGGAACATTTCCAGATTCGGTTCAGTCGCGATTACAACGGCCTTGCTTTAACAATGGTTCAACGCTACGGATACCGCATGCGAAGCGAAGCGACTAAAATTCAATTGAGCTATCGGTTCAAAGAGCCGCCCCAGAGTTTCGTGGAGTACTTTCGAAGCGTGAAGGACTCTCTCCGGCCGCTCGTGTCGGACGAAACGTTGAACATTTACCGGATAGTGATTGGGAGTCTGTTGGAGCAGTTCCGGGATTCGTTGGAGTACTTTCTCTCTAGATGCCTACACTAG
- the LOC134226211 gene encoding uncharacterized protein LOC134226211 isoform X2 yields MKPYFNCRMRTKFVQTLADYQVELKGLKTRYEFEKAEPLQDVDDEFIDVTGDDLAEQEQKIIKNLTQPPSKIYYDNIEKEPSDGGFFDRDDLEDEDDKNDLIIDCKLNNGETVEKKTESENCRKLEEKSNSSTTGPELVFNFTVVDTQLVYNDPKNIRQKQCDQNDLQREVSNKPVVSIQTSPARKALPVGSSHSLLAAKLKEFRVHPYTKTSLSHGNRISRTAEHRARLPARIQKDVFYRIQPSNQPIGSRFRPSAFSPPAKANVMPQSVQLKPSIRQSTKSSHFPLPQVFRKPSKKLHRHFPQDQQSVSHTSFNQYSPFQSPIDKRQVTERVVLAPDVQKSTRYLPPQFGFGTAALHNLYDPKKPLDFSKNSLLSQYENMLKYPQQQQLRQGHSILRSMPLPAPPDPPKGTHRPKVVPLKQHPTLCPIILSPSTENQNSCPKPTACSETPLPLTESFRKHMNLEIEKFFTRRQNEIFQALRLYAVENITLDDLFRRLEHFQIRFSRDYNGLALTMVQRYGYRMRSEATKIQLSYRFKEPPQSFVEYFRSVKDSLRPLVSDETLNIYRIVIGSLLEQFRDSLEYFLSRCLH; encoded by the exons ATTTCAACTGCAGAATGCGCACAAAGTTTGTTCAGACGTTGGCTGATTACCAGGTGGAGCTGAAAGGTCTGAAAACACGCTACGAATTTGAAAAGGCTGAACCACTGCAAGACGTAGATGATGAGTTCATCGACGTGACTGGTGATGATTTGGCGGAACAGGAacagaaaatcattaaaaatttaACACAGCCACCTTCGAAAATCTACTACGATAATATTGAGAAGGAACCCAGCGATGGGGGATTTTTTGATCGTGACGATCTGGAGGACGAAGACGATAAGAATGATCTGATTATAGACTGTAAGCTCAATAACGGAGAGACTGTGGAGAAGAAGACTGAAAGTGAAAACTGTAGAAAACTTGAAGAAAAATCAAACAGTTCAACGACGGGGCCGGAGTTGGTATTCAATTTCACGGTTGTTGATACTCAGCTGGTTTACAATGATCCCAAAAACATTAGACAGAAGCAGTGTGATCAAAACGATCTACAACGAGAAGTCAGCAATAAACCTGTGGTATCAATCCAAACATCACCTGCTAGGAAGGCACTTCCTGTTGGATCTAGTCATAGCCTCTTAGCTGCCAAACTGAAAGAGTTCCGCGTGCATCCTTATACCAAAACATCTTTAAGTCATGGAAATAGAATAAGCCGGACAGCCGAGCATCGTGCTAGATTGCCAGCACGAATTCAAAAAGATGTATTTTACCGAATTCAACCCTCAAATCAGCCTATCGGAAGTAGGTTCAG GCCTTCTGCATTCTCACCACCAGCAAAAGCGAATGTGATGCCACAATCCGTTCAACTAAAGCCATCGATAAGACAATCGACCAAATCAAGTCACTTTCCTCTGCCACAAGTGTTTCGAAAACCGTCAAAAAAGCTCCACCGACATTTCCCGCAGGATCAACAATCAGTATCCCACACATCCTTCAACCAATATTCACCATTTCAATCGCCAATCGACAAACGCCAAGTTACTGAACGAGTTGTACTGGCACCAGACGTCCAGAAGTCAACCCGATATCTCCCACCACAATTCGGTTTCGGAACAGCCGCACTCCATAATCTATATGATCCCAAAAAACCACTtgatttctcaaaaaattcaCTACTTAGTCAATACGAAAACATGCTGAAGTAcccacaacaacaacaactacgCCAGGGGCATTCAATTCTTCGCTCGATGCCTCTTCCAGCACCACCGGATCCTCCTAAAGGTACTCATCGTCCAAAAGTGGTTCCTCTTAAACAACATCCCACACTATGCCCCATTATACTAAGCCCTTCAACCGAAAACCAAAATTCGTGCCCTAAACCAACTGCTTGTTCAGAAACTCCCCTACCCCTTACCGAATCTTTCCGAAAGCACATGAACCtcgaaattgaaaaattcttcactcgccgtcaaaatgagattttccAGGCTCTTCGACTGTATGCCGTGGAAAATATAACCCTTGACGACCTATTTCGTCGGTTGGAACATTTCCAGATTCGGTTCAGTCGCGATTACAACGGCCTTGCTTTAACAATGGTTCAACGCTACGGATACCGCATGCGAAGCGAAGCGACTAAAATTCAATTGAGCTATCGGTTCAAAGAGCCGCCCCAGAGTTTCGTGGAGTACTTTCGAAGCGTGAAGGACTCTCTCCGGCCGCTCGTGTCGGACGAAACGTTGAACATTTACCGGATAGTGATTGGGAGTCTGTTGGAGCAGTTCCGGGATTCGTTGGAGTACTTTCTCTCTAGATGCCTACACTAG